From the genome of Plasmodium malariae genome assembly, chromosome: 9, one region includes:
- the ATG23 gene encoding autophagy-related protein 23, putative: MTRGRNELQINNSISNALLLEIKKMEKELKKRNGEYEELNNNYRETYGSYIMTKTKLDETANNYEEEIRKLDEIIKEKENEYMDLRVNFQELLEEKCKLEEDVNNYEKAIYEINENSASQKEVHKEELKEIQEEISNLYSQIDKFNEQLDHMKTERQELHKLNEHKNNIIENLNNEISNLKAEKKMLGLDMDIVKNEQNKIKVELKQLAKEKEELKKEQEKLGKEKEEIDKYKEELLKEKEQIQKNKDQIEKEKEHIQINKDELEKDRERQENNLKKIIIKYGNLQKEVDELTAENSIKSLDLKLQEIKKELASEKIKNNQLKEEVVNKQKEVLKRDSIIQILYNKLKEKESELVLFQNENLSLKSYKKELNKIRESKKCEMDNIESDLHEKLAKLIIKRKIKERDDLHFEGHPQSLLLKTLWFGYVDLCKTMLKMRDAYLYSGNKNHRFITAYDTGLFLDVKEESAKKCLLSYKNETRGIFLINEEDAKHLIYVGPFNKFYGYSVTVGNNKNNLEIAKCRKCSYIFEEIYETKKGTKLVLIKEKESGKYFSGLSKQFYFDKKKKKGVDNSDYNKVVNKLINYITNEKEENGNIIIKTSDQKLKIENEKETCFFVKTAEEDTTANEEKSFQGNDNNSNNNNVTTKKKSKSQTTVMLKKKKKKKKVLPKNGKIKDPKLLTPQGNKKELKVKEMNEENLHKYNIAKDMLLLSDNSSYSTSTTDNDKDDSVKYNLKNKVNTENEKNFRNKNHNNNLLYKSLAMNYMQSTNISLSECIHNDINSNGNNHIKNKVNINNVNNNVNNNVNNNVNNNVNNNVNNNVNNNVNNNVNNKVNINVNNNVNNNVKNNVKNNVKNNVKNNVNYNNNNNLNFNNNNNNMNINNNMNINNNMNMNINNNNNTNMNIDNNNTNTNTDSNINNMNINNMNVNNNMSVNNINKNNNNNMNVNNMNVNNMNVNNNTVADFNNTNIVLTANKDEAILFEIFNYDQIVEHDAIKFASECLLHFLSNFKKANSQDVSLTSNEQISNYFSSLEDDWSILPSYV; encoded by the exons ATGACTAGAGGCAGAAATGAGCTACAAATTAACAATTCTATTAGCAATGCGTTGCTT ctggaaattaaaaaaatggaaaaggaATTAAAAAAGCGAAATGGGGAATATGAGGAACTGAATAATAACTATAGAGAAACAtac GGCTCATATATCATGACAAAAACAAAGTTGGATGAAACTGCAAAT aattatGAAGAGGAGATACGAAAATTAGATGAGAtaataaaggaaaaggaaaatgaatACATGGATTTAAGa GTTAATTTTCAAGAGTTATTAGAAGAAAAGTGTAAATTAGAGGAAGACGTTAATAACTATGAAAAAGCTATTTATGAAATTAACGAAAATTCGGCATCCCAAAAGGAAGTGCATAAG GaggaattaaaagaaatacaaGAAGAAATTTCGAATCTTTATTCGCAGATCGATAAgtttaat GAACAGTTAGACCATATGAAAACAGAACGTCAAGAGCTACACAAACTTAATGAA CATAAAAACAACATCATTGAAAacttaaataatgaaatttcAAATTTAAAG GCAGAGAAAAAGATGCTTGGACTAGATATGGACATAGTCAAAAAcgagcaaaataaaataaaagttgaATTGAAACAATTAgctaaagaaaaagaagaattaaaaaaagagcaaGAAAAATTAggtaaagaaaaagaagaaattgaTAAATATAAGGAGGAGTTGTTAAAGGAAAAGGAACAAAttcagaaaaataaagaccagatagaaaaagaaaaggaacaTATACAGATAAATAAAGATGAATTAGAAAAGGACAGGGAACGACAAGaaaataacttaaaaaaaattattataaaatatggcAATTTACAGAAAGAAGTTGATGAACTTACGGCAGAAAATTCG ATCAAGAGCTTAGATCTCAAATTACAGGAAATAAAA AAGGAATTGGCTagcgaaaaaataaagaataaccAACTGAAA gAAGAAGTGGTCAATAAACAGAAGGAAGTTCTTAAGAGGGACTCCATTATTCAA attttgtataataaattaaaagagaaagaaagCGAACTGGTATTATTTCAG AATGAGAATTTATCCTTGAAAAGCTACAAAAAAGAGTTGAACAAAATACGAGAGAGcaaaaaatgtgaaatgGACAATATCGAGAGTGACTTACATGAA aAACTAgctaaattaataattaaaagaaaaataaaggaaagaGATGACTTGCACTTTGAGGGACATCCGCAATCCTTGCTTTTAAAAACA tTGTGGTTTGGTTATGTTGACTTATGCAAAACTATGCTAAAAATGCGGGACGCCTACCTATATAGTGGGAACAAAAATCATCGGTTTATAACTGCCTATGACACTGGTTTG TTCTTAGACGTGAAGGAAGAAAGTGCGAAAAAATG CTTGCTTTCTTACAAGAACGAAACAAGAGGAATCTTTCTGATAAATGAAGAGGACGCAAAACATCTGATTTATGTAGGaccatttaataaattttatggcTACAGTGTAACAGTAGGTAacaataagaataatttggAAATAGCTAAATGTCGAAAGTgtagttatatatttgaagAAATATACGAAAcgaaaaaaggaacaaaattAGTtcttataaaagaaaaagaaagcgGAAAATATTTTAGCGGGTTAAGCAAACagttttattttgataaaaaaaaaaaaaaaggagttgACAATTCAGATTATAATAAAgttgtaaataaattaattaactATATAActaatgaaaaagaagagaatggaaatataattataaaaactaGTGAtcagaaattaaaaattgaaaatgaaaaagaaacatGCTTTTTCGTAAAAACAGCTGAGGAGGATACTACTGCAAATGAGGAAAAGAGTTTTCAAggtaatgataataatagtaataataataacgtaacaacaaaaaaaaaaagtaaatctCAAACTACAGTGATGcttaagaagaaaaaaaaaaaaaagaaagtactTCCCAAAAATGGAAAGATAAAAGACCCCAAATTATTAACACCtcaaggaaataaaaaagaattaaaggTTAAGGAAATGAATGAagaaaatttacataaatataatatagcaAAAGATATGCTCCTACTTTCTGATAATAGTAGTTATAGCACAAGTACAACAGACAACGATAAAGATGATAGTGTTAaatataacttaaaaaaCAAAGTTAACACTGAAAATGAGAAGAATTTTCGTAATAAAAaccataataataatttattatataaatcattGGCGATGAATTATATGCAGAGCACGAATATCTCCCTATCTGaatgtatacataatgacattaatagtaatggtaataatcatattaaaaataaggttaatattaataatgttaataataatgttaataataatgttaataataatgttaataataatgttaataataatgttaataataatgttaataataatgttaataataatgttaataataaggttaatattaatgttaataataatgttaataataatgttaaaaataatgttaaaaataatgttaaaaataatgttaaaaataatgttaattacaataataataataatttgaattttaataataataataacaatatgaatattaataataatatgaatattaataataatatgaatatgaatattaataataataataatactaatatgaatattgataataataatactaatacGAATACTgatagtaatattaataatatgaatattaataatatgaatgttaataataatatgagtgttaataatattaataaaaataataataataatatgaatgttaataatatgaatgttaataatatgaatgttaataataatactgtTGCTGATTTTAACAATACAAATATCGTCCTAACAGCGAACAAAGATGAGGCTATCTTATTcgaaatttttaattatgacCAAATTGTTGAACATGATGCTATTAAATTTGCCTCAGAATGccttttacattttctttctaattttaaaaaggcTAACTCCCAAGATGTGTCATTGACAAGCAATGAACAAATCtctaattatttttcatccCTCGAGGACGACTGGTCCATTCTACCCtcttatgtataa